Proteins from a genomic interval of Salmo salar chromosome ssa14, Ssal_v3.1, whole genome shotgun sequence:
- the slc9a1b gene encoding sodium/hydrogen exchanger 1b isoform X2, with protein MPAFSCAFPGCRRDLLVIVLVVFVGIGLPIEASAPAYQSHGTEGSHLTNITNTKKAFPVLAVNYEHVRKPFEIALWILLALLMKLGFHLIPRLSGVVPESCLLIVVGLLVGGLIKVIGEEPPVLDSQLFFLCLLPPIILDAGYFLPIRPFTENVGTILVFAVIGTLWNTFFMGGLLYALCQIESVGLSRVDLLACLLFGSIVSAVDPVAVLAVFEEIHINELVHILVFGESLLNDAVTVVLYNLFEEFSKVGTVTVLDVFLGVVCFFVVSLGGVLVGAIYGFLAAFTSRFTSHTRVIEPLFVFLYSYMAYLSSEMFHLSGIMALIACGVVMRPYVEANISHKSYTTIKYFLKMWSSVSETLIFIFLGVSTVAGPHAWNWTFVITTVILCLVSRVLGVIGLTFIINKFRIVKLTKKDQFIVAYGGLRGAIAFSLGYLLSNSHQMRHLFLTAIITVIFFTVFVQGMTIRPLVELLAVKKKKESKPSINEEIHTEFLDHLLTGVEGVCGHYGHYHWKEKLNRFNKTYVKRWLIAGENFKEPELIAFYRKMELKQAIMMVESGQLPSALPSTVSMQNIQPRVIPRVSKKREEEIRRILRSNLQNNKQKMRSRSYSRHTLFDADEEDNVSEVRLRKTKMEMERRMSHYLTVPANRESPRPGIRRVRFESDNQVFSADSVPTVHFEQPSPPSTPDAVSLEEEVPKRPSLKADMEGPRGNASDNHQGELDYQRLARCLSDPGPNKDKEEDDPFMSC; from the exons ATGCCGGCATTCTCTTGTGCCTTTCCGGGCTGTCGCAGGGATCTCCTGGTAATAGTTTTGGTTGTGTTCGTGGGCATTGGATTACCTATTGAAGCCTCTGCCCCTGCATATCAATCGCATGGGACTGAAGGCTCACATTTAACTAATATAACAAATACTAAAAAGGCATTTCCTGTACTTGCTGTAAATTACGAACACGTACGAAAGCCTTTTGAGATCGCGCTATGGATCCTCCTCGCCTTATTGATGAAACTTG GTTTCCATCTGATCCCGCGTCTGTCTGGCGTGGTCCCAGAGAGCTGCCTGCTGATCGTGGTGGGGCTGCTAGTGGGGGGGCTCATCAAGGTGATCGGAGAAGAGCCCCCAGTACTGGACTCCCAGCTCTTcttcctgtgcctcctccctcccatcatccttGATGCTGGCTACTTCCTGCCGATCCGGCCCTTCACAGAGAATGTGGGCACCATCTTGGTGTTTGCGGTGATAG GTACCCTGTGGAACACCTTCTTTATGGGGGGCTTGCTGTACGCCTTGTGCCAGATCGAGAGCGTCGGTCTGAGCAGAGTTGACCTGCTGGCCTGCCTGCTTTTCGGCTCCATCGTGTCGGCCGTGGACCCCGTGGCCGTGCTGGCTGTGTTTGAGGAGATCCATATCAACGAGTTGGTTCACATCCTGGTGTTTGGAGAGTCCCTTCTCAATGATGCTGTCACAGTG GTTCTGTACAACTTGTTTGAGGAGTTCTCCAAAGTGGGGACGGTCACCGTATTGGATGTGTTCCTAGGCGTGGTGTGTTTCTTCGTGGTGTCCCTAGGAGGGGTCCTGGTGGGTGCCATCTACGGCTTCTTGGCAGCCTTCACCTCTCGTTTCACCTCTCACACCCGCGTCATCGAACCCCTTTTCGTCTTCCTATACAGCTACATGGCCTACCTTTCCTCCGAGATGTTCCATCTCTCTGGTATCATGGC TTTGATAGCATGTGGGGTTGTGATGCGGCCCTATGTGGAGGCCAACATATCCCACAAGTCCTACACCACCATCAAGTACTTCCTGAAGATGTGGAGCAGCGTGAGCGAGACGCTCATCTTCATCTTCCTGGGCGTGTCCACGGTGGCAGGGCCGCATGCCTGGAACTGGACCTTCGTCATCACCACCGTCATCCTCTGTCTGGTGTCACGAGTACTGG gtgtgattGGCCTTACATTCATCATAAACAAATTCCGTATTGTCAAGTTGACCAAAAAGGACCAATTCATTGTGGCCTACGGTGGCCTGCGAGGGGCCATAGCTTTCTCCCTGGGATACCTGCTGTCAAATAGTCACCAAATGAGGCACTTGTTCCTGACAGCAATCATCACTGTCATTTTCTTTACTGTGTTTGTGCAG GGTATGACAATCAGGCCCTTGGTTGAGCTACTTGctgtgaagaagaagaaggagagcaAGCCTTCCATCAACGAGGAGATTCACACAGAG TTCCTGGACCATCTCCTCACAGGCGTTGAGGGTGTCTGTGGCCATTATGGGCATTATCACTGGAAGGAGAA GCTTAACCGCTTCAACAAGACCTACGTGAAGAGGTGGCTTATAGCGGGCGAGAACTTTAAGGAGCCTGAGTTGATCGCCTTCTACCGCAAGATGGAGCTGAAGCAGGCTATTATGATGGTGGAGAGTGGCCAGCTGCCCTCAGCTCTGCCCTCCACCGTCTCCATGCA GAACATCCAGCCCAGAGTGATTCCACGGGTCTCTAAGAAACGGGAGGAAGAGATCAGAAGGATCCTGAGGTCCAACCTGCAGAACAACAAGCAAAAA ATGCGCAGCAGATCCTACAGCAGACACACTCTGTTTGACGCCGATGAGGAAGACAACGTGAGCGAGGTGCGCCTACGGAAGActaagatggagatggagaggagg ATGAGCCACTACCTCACTGTTCCAGCCAACCGGGAGTCACCTAGGCCTGGAATCAGGCGAGTCAGGTTTGAATCAG ACAACCAGGTTTTCAGTGCTGACAGTGTCCCTACTGTCCACTTTGAGCAGCCTTCCCCTCCCAGCACACCTGACGCTGTCAGCCTAGAGGAGGAGGTACCCAAGAGGCCGAGCCTGAAAGCAGACATGGAAGGACCCAGGGGTAATGCGTCAGACAACCACCAGGGCGAGCTGGACTACCAGAGACTAGCACGCTGTCTAAGCGACCCCGGTCCCAATAAAGACAAGGAGGAGGACGATCCATTCATGTCCTGTTAA
- the slc9a1b gene encoding sodium/hydrogen exchanger 1b isoform X1, translating to MPAFSCAFPGCRRDLLVIVLVVFVGIGLPIEASAPAYQSHGTEGSHLTNITNTKKAFPVLAVNYEHVRKPFEIALWILLALLMKLGFHLIPRLSGVVPESCLLIVVGLLVGGLIKVIGEEPPVLDSQLFFLCLLPPIILDAGYFLPIRPFTENVGTILVFAVIGTLWNTFFMGGLLYALCQIESVGLSRVDLLACLLFGSIVSAVDPVAVLAVFEEIHINELVHILVFGESLLNDAVTVVLYNLFEEFSKVGTVTVLDVFLGVVCFFVVSLGGVLVGAIYGFLAAFTSRFTSHTRVIEPLFVFLYSYMAYLSSEMFHLSGIMALIACGVVMRPYVEANISHKSYTTIKYFLKMWSSVSETLIFIFLGVSTVAGPHAWNWTFVITTVILCLVSRVLGVIGLTFIINKFRIVKLTKKDQFIVAYGGLRGAIAFSLGYLLSNSHQMRHLFLTAIITVIFFTVFVQGMTIRPLVELLAVKKKKESKPSINEEIHTEFLDHLLTGVEGVCGHYGHYHWKEKLNRFNKTYVKRWLIAGENFKEPELIAFYRKMELKQAIMMVESGQLPSALPSTVSMQNIQPRVIPRVSKKREEEIRRILRSNLQNNKQKMRSRSYSRHTLFDADEEDNVSEVRLRKTKMEMERRVSVMERRMSHYLTVPANRESPRPGIRRVRFESDNQVFSADSVPTVHFEQPSPPSTPDAVSLEEEVPKRPSLKADMEGPRGNASDNHQGELDYQRLARCLSDPGPNKDKEEDDPFMSC from the exons ATGCCGGCATTCTCTTGTGCCTTTCCGGGCTGTCGCAGGGATCTCCTGGTAATAGTTTTGGTTGTGTTCGTGGGCATTGGATTACCTATTGAAGCCTCTGCCCCTGCATATCAATCGCATGGGACTGAAGGCTCACATTTAACTAATATAACAAATACTAAAAAGGCATTTCCTGTACTTGCTGTAAATTACGAACACGTACGAAAGCCTTTTGAGATCGCGCTATGGATCCTCCTCGCCTTATTGATGAAACTTG GTTTCCATCTGATCCCGCGTCTGTCTGGCGTGGTCCCAGAGAGCTGCCTGCTGATCGTGGTGGGGCTGCTAGTGGGGGGGCTCATCAAGGTGATCGGAGAAGAGCCCCCAGTACTGGACTCCCAGCTCTTcttcctgtgcctcctccctcccatcatccttGATGCTGGCTACTTCCTGCCGATCCGGCCCTTCACAGAGAATGTGGGCACCATCTTGGTGTTTGCGGTGATAG GTACCCTGTGGAACACCTTCTTTATGGGGGGCTTGCTGTACGCCTTGTGCCAGATCGAGAGCGTCGGTCTGAGCAGAGTTGACCTGCTGGCCTGCCTGCTTTTCGGCTCCATCGTGTCGGCCGTGGACCCCGTGGCCGTGCTGGCTGTGTTTGAGGAGATCCATATCAACGAGTTGGTTCACATCCTGGTGTTTGGAGAGTCCCTTCTCAATGATGCTGTCACAGTG GTTCTGTACAACTTGTTTGAGGAGTTCTCCAAAGTGGGGACGGTCACCGTATTGGATGTGTTCCTAGGCGTGGTGTGTTTCTTCGTGGTGTCCCTAGGAGGGGTCCTGGTGGGTGCCATCTACGGCTTCTTGGCAGCCTTCACCTCTCGTTTCACCTCTCACACCCGCGTCATCGAACCCCTTTTCGTCTTCCTATACAGCTACATGGCCTACCTTTCCTCCGAGATGTTCCATCTCTCTGGTATCATGGC TTTGATAGCATGTGGGGTTGTGATGCGGCCCTATGTGGAGGCCAACATATCCCACAAGTCCTACACCACCATCAAGTACTTCCTGAAGATGTGGAGCAGCGTGAGCGAGACGCTCATCTTCATCTTCCTGGGCGTGTCCACGGTGGCAGGGCCGCATGCCTGGAACTGGACCTTCGTCATCACCACCGTCATCCTCTGTCTGGTGTCACGAGTACTGG gtgtgattGGCCTTACATTCATCATAAACAAATTCCGTATTGTCAAGTTGACCAAAAAGGACCAATTCATTGTGGCCTACGGTGGCCTGCGAGGGGCCATAGCTTTCTCCCTGGGATACCTGCTGTCAAATAGTCACCAAATGAGGCACTTGTTCCTGACAGCAATCATCACTGTCATTTTCTTTACTGTGTTTGTGCAG GGTATGACAATCAGGCCCTTGGTTGAGCTACTTGctgtgaagaagaagaaggagagcaAGCCTTCCATCAACGAGGAGATTCACACAGAG TTCCTGGACCATCTCCTCACAGGCGTTGAGGGTGTCTGTGGCCATTATGGGCATTATCACTGGAAGGAGAA GCTTAACCGCTTCAACAAGACCTACGTGAAGAGGTGGCTTATAGCGGGCGAGAACTTTAAGGAGCCTGAGTTGATCGCCTTCTACCGCAAGATGGAGCTGAAGCAGGCTATTATGATGGTGGAGAGTGGCCAGCTGCCCTCAGCTCTGCCCTCCACCGTCTCCATGCA GAACATCCAGCCCAGAGTGATTCCACGGGTCTCTAAGAAACGGGAGGAAGAGATCAGAAGGATCCTGAGGTCCAACCTGCAGAACAACAAGCAAAAA ATGCGCAGCAGATCCTACAGCAGACACACTCTGTTTGACGCCGATGAGGAAGACAACGTGAGCGAGGTGCGCCTACGGAAGActaagatggagatggagaggagggtcaGTGTGATGGAGAGGAGG ATGAGCCACTACCTCACTGTTCCAGCCAACCGGGAGTCACCTAGGCCTGGAATCAGGCGAGTCAGGTTTGAATCAG ACAACCAGGTTTTCAGTGCTGACAGTGTCCCTACTGTCCACTTTGAGCAGCCTTCCCCTCCCAGCACACCTGACGCTGTCAGCCTAGAGGAGGAGGTACCCAAGAGGCCGAGCCTGAAAGCAGACATGGAAGGACCCAGGGGTAATGCGTCAGACAACCACCAGGGCGAGCTGGACTACCAGAGACTAGCACGCTGTCTAAGCGACCCCGGTCCCAATAAAGACAAGGAGGAGGACGATCCATTCATGTCCTGTTAA
- the slc9a1b gene encoding sodium/hydrogen exchanger 1b isoform X4: MPAFSCAFPGCRRDLLVIVLVVFVGIGLPIEASAPAYQSHGTEGSHLTNITNTKKAFPVLAVNYEHVRKPFEIALWILLALLMKLGFHLIPRLSGVVPESCLLIVVGLLVGGLIKVIGEEPPVLDSQLFFLCLLPPIILDAGYFLPIRPFTENVGTILVFAVIGTLWNTFFMGGLLYALCQIESVGLSRVDLLACLLFGSIVSAVDPVAVLAVFEEIHINELVHILVFGESLLNDAVTVVLYNLFEEFSKVGTVTVLDVFLGVVCFFVVSLGGVLVGAIYGFLAAFTSRFTSHTRVIEPLFVFLYSYMAYLSSEMFHLSGIMALIACGVVMRPYVEANISHKSYTTIKYFLKMWSSVSETLIFIFLGVSTVAGPHAWNWTFVITTVILCLVSRVLGVIGLTFIINKFRIVKLTKKDQFIVAYGGLRGAIAFSLGYLLSNSHQMRHLFLTAIITVIFFTVFVQGMTIRPLVELLAVKKKKESKPSINEEIHTEFLDHLLTGVEGVCGHYGHYHWKEKLNRFNKTYVKRWLIAGENFKEPELIAFYRKMELKQAIMMVESGQLPSALPSTVSMQNIQPRVIPRVSKKREEEIRRILRSNLQNNKQKMRSRSYSRHTLFDADEEDNVSEVRLRKTKMEMERRMSHYLTVPANRESPRPGIRFSVLTVSLLSTLSSLPLPAHLTLSA, encoded by the exons ATGCCGGCATTCTCTTGTGCCTTTCCGGGCTGTCGCAGGGATCTCCTGGTAATAGTTTTGGTTGTGTTCGTGGGCATTGGATTACCTATTGAAGCCTCTGCCCCTGCATATCAATCGCATGGGACTGAAGGCTCACATTTAACTAATATAACAAATACTAAAAAGGCATTTCCTGTACTTGCTGTAAATTACGAACACGTACGAAAGCCTTTTGAGATCGCGCTATGGATCCTCCTCGCCTTATTGATGAAACTTG GTTTCCATCTGATCCCGCGTCTGTCTGGCGTGGTCCCAGAGAGCTGCCTGCTGATCGTGGTGGGGCTGCTAGTGGGGGGGCTCATCAAGGTGATCGGAGAAGAGCCCCCAGTACTGGACTCCCAGCTCTTcttcctgtgcctcctccctcccatcatccttGATGCTGGCTACTTCCTGCCGATCCGGCCCTTCACAGAGAATGTGGGCACCATCTTGGTGTTTGCGGTGATAG GTACCCTGTGGAACACCTTCTTTATGGGGGGCTTGCTGTACGCCTTGTGCCAGATCGAGAGCGTCGGTCTGAGCAGAGTTGACCTGCTGGCCTGCCTGCTTTTCGGCTCCATCGTGTCGGCCGTGGACCCCGTGGCCGTGCTGGCTGTGTTTGAGGAGATCCATATCAACGAGTTGGTTCACATCCTGGTGTTTGGAGAGTCCCTTCTCAATGATGCTGTCACAGTG GTTCTGTACAACTTGTTTGAGGAGTTCTCCAAAGTGGGGACGGTCACCGTATTGGATGTGTTCCTAGGCGTGGTGTGTTTCTTCGTGGTGTCCCTAGGAGGGGTCCTGGTGGGTGCCATCTACGGCTTCTTGGCAGCCTTCACCTCTCGTTTCACCTCTCACACCCGCGTCATCGAACCCCTTTTCGTCTTCCTATACAGCTACATGGCCTACCTTTCCTCCGAGATGTTCCATCTCTCTGGTATCATGGC TTTGATAGCATGTGGGGTTGTGATGCGGCCCTATGTGGAGGCCAACATATCCCACAAGTCCTACACCACCATCAAGTACTTCCTGAAGATGTGGAGCAGCGTGAGCGAGACGCTCATCTTCATCTTCCTGGGCGTGTCCACGGTGGCAGGGCCGCATGCCTGGAACTGGACCTTCGTCATCACCACCGTCATCCTCTGTCTGGTGTCACGAGTACTGG gtgtgattGGCCTTACATTCATCATAAACAAATTCCGTATTGTCAAGTTGACCAAAAAGGACCAATTCATTGTGGCCTACGGTGGCCTGCGAGGGGCCATAGCTTTCTCCCTGGGATACCTGCTGTCAAATAGTCACCAAATGAGGCACTTGTTCCTGACAGCAATCATCACTGTCATTTTCTTTACTGTGTTTGTGCAG GGTATGACAATCAGGCCCTTGGTTGAGCTACTTGctgtgaagaagaagaaggagagcaAGCCTTCCATCAACGAGGAGATTCACACAGAG TTCCTGGACCATCTCCTCACAGGCGTTGAGGGTGTCTGTGGCCATTATGGGCATTATCACTGGAAGGAGAA GCTTAACCGCTTCAACAAGACCTACGTGAAGAGGTGGCTTATAGCGGGCGAGAACTTTAAGGAGCCTGAGTTGATCGCCTTCTACCGCAAGATGGAGCTGAAGCAGGCTATTATGATGGTGGAGAGTGGCCAGCTGCCCTCAGCTCTGCCCTCCACCGTCTCCATGCA GAACATCCAGCCCAGAGTGATTCCACGGGTCTCTAAGAAACGGGAGGAAGAGATCAGAAGGATCCTGAGGTCCAACCTGCAGAACAACAAGCAAAAA ATGCGCAGCAGATCCTACAGCAGACACACTCTGTTTGACGCCGATGAGGAAGACAACGTGAGCGAGGTGCGCCTACGGAAGActaagatggagatggagaggagg ATGAGCCACTACCTCACTGTTCCAGCCAACCGGGAGTCACCTAGGCCTGGAATCAG GTTTTCAGTGCTGACAGTGTCCCTACTGTCCACTTTGAGCAGCCTTCCCCTCCCAGCACACCTGACGCTGTCAGCCTAG
- the slc9a1b gene encoding sodium/hydrogen exchanger 1b isoform X3, whose product MPAFSCAFPGCRRDLLVIVLVVFVGIGLPIEASAPAYQSHGTEGSHLTNITNTKKAFPVLAVNYEHVRKPFEIALWILLALLMKLGFHLIPRLSGVVPESCLLIVVGLLVGGLIKVIGEEPPVLDSQLFFLCLLPPIILDAGYFLPIRPFTENVGTILVFAVIGTLWNTFFMGGLLYALCQIESVGLSRVDLLACLLFGSIVSAVDPVAVLAVFEEIHINELVHILVFGESLLNDAVTVVLYNLFEEFSKVGTVTVLDVFLGVVCFFVVSLGGVLVGAIYGFLAAFTSRFTSHTRVIEPLFVFLYSYMAYLSSEMFHLSGIMALIACGVVMRPYVEANISHKSYTTIKYFLKMWSSVSETLIFIFLGVSTVAGPHAWNWTFVITTVILCLVSRVLGVIGLTFIINKFRIVKLTKKDQFIVAYGGLRGAIAFSLGYLLSNSHQMRHLFLTAIITVIFFTVFVQGMTIRPLVELLAVKKKKESKPSINEEIHTEFLDHLLTGVEGVCGHYGHYHWKEKLNRFNKTYVKRWLIAGENFKEPELIAFYRKMELKQAIMMVESGQLPSALPSTVSMQNIQPRVIPRVSKKREEEIRRILRSNLQNNKQKMRSRSYSRHTLFDADEEDNVSEVRLRKTKMEMERRVSVMERRMSHYLTVPANRESPRPGIRFSVLTVSLLSTLSSLPLPAHLTLSA is encoded by the exons ATGCCGGCATTCTCTTGTGCCTTTCCGGGCTGTCGCAGGGATCTCCTGGTAATAGTTTTGGTTGTGTTCGTGGGCATTGGATTACCTATTGAAGCCTCTGCCCCTGCATATCAATCGCATGGGACTGAAGGCTCACATTTAACTAATATAACAAATACTAAAAAGGCATTTCCTGTACTTGCTGTAAATTACGAACACGTACGAAAGCCTTTTGAGATCGCGCTATGGATCCTCCTCGCCTTATTGATGAAACTTG GTTTCCATCTGATCCCGCGTCTGTCTGGCGTGGTCCCAGAGAGCTGCCTGCTGATCGTGGTGGGGCTGCTAGTGGGGGGGCTCATCAAGGTGATCGGAGAAGAGCCCCCAGTACTGGACTCCCAGCTCTTcttcctgtgcctcctccctcccatcatccttGATGCTGGCTACTTCCTGCCGATCCGGCCCTTCACAGAGAATGTGGGCACCATCTTGGTGTTTGCGGTGATAG GTACCCTGTGGAACACCTTCTTTATGGGGGGCTTGCTGTACGCCTTGTGCCAGATCGAGAGCGTCGGTCTGAGCAGAGTTGACCTGCTGGCCTGCCTGCTTTTCGGCTCCATCGTGTCGGCCGTGGACCCCGTGGCCGTGCTGGCTGTGTTTGAGGAGATCCATATCAACGAGTTGGTTCACATCCTGGTGTTTGGAGAGTCCCTTCTCAATGATGCTGTCACAGTG GTTCTGTACAACTTGTTTGAGGAGTTCTCCAAAGTGGGGACGGTCACCGTATTGGATGTGTTCCTAGGCGTGGTGTGTTTCTTCGTGGTGTCCCTAGGAGGGGTCCTGGTGGGTGCCATCTACGGCTTCTTGGCAGCCTTCACCTCTCGTTTCACCTCTCACACCCGCGTCATCGAACCCCTTTTCGTCTTCCTATACAGCTACATGGCCTACCTTTCCTCCGAGATGTTCCATCTCTCTGGTATCATGGC TTTGATAGCATGTGGGGTTGTGATGCGGCCCTATGTGGAGGCCAACATATCCCACAAGTCCTACACCACCATCAAGTACTTCCTGAAGATGTGGAGCAGCGTGAGCGAGACGCTCATCTTCATCTTCCTGGGCGTGTCCACGGTGGCAGGGCCGCATGCCTGGAACTGGACCTTCGTCATCACCACCGTCATCCTCTGTCTGGTGTCACGAGTACTGG gtgtgattGGCCTTACATTCATCATAAACAAATTCCGTATTGTCAAGTTGACCAAAAAGGACCAATTCATTGTGGCCTACGGTGGCCTGCGAGGGGCCATAGCTTTCTCCCTGGGATACCTGCTGTCAAATAGTCACCAAATGAGGCACTTGTTCCTGACAGCAATCATCACTGTCATTTTCTTTACTGTGTTTGTGCAG GGTATGACAATCAGGCCCTTGGTTGAGCTACTTGctgtgaagaagaagaaggagagcaAGCCTTCCATCAACGAGGAGATTCACACAGAG TTCCTGGACCATCTCCTCACAGGCGTTGAGGGTGTCTGTGGCCATTATGGGCATTATCACTGGAAGGAGAA GCTTAACCGCTTCAACAAGACCTACGTGAAGAGGTGGCTTATAGCGGGCGAGAACTTTAAGGAGCCTGAGTTGATCGCCTTCTACCGCAAGATGGAGCTGAAGCAGGCTATTATGATGGTGGAGAGTGGCCAGCTGCCCTCAGCTCTGCCCTCCACCGTCTCCATGCA GAACATCCAGCCCAGAGTGATTCCACGGGTCTCTAAGAAACGGGAGGAAGAGATCAGAAGGATCCTGAGGTCCAACCTGCAGAACAACAAGCAAAAA ATGCGCAGCAGATCCTACAGCAGACACACTCTGTTTGACGCCGATGAGGAAGACAACGTGAGCGAGGTGCGCCTACGGAAGActaagatggagatggagaggagggtcaGTGTGATGGAGAGGAGG ATGAGCCACTACCTCACTGTTCCAGCCAACCGGGAGTCACCTAGGCCTGGAATCAG GTTTTCAGTGCTGACAGTGTCCCTACTGTCCACTTTGAGCAGCCTTCCCCTCCCAGCACACCTGACGCTGTCAGCCTAG
- the slc9a1b gene encoding sodium/hydrogen exchanger 1b isoform X6 has protein sequence MPAFSCAFPGCRRDLLVIVLVVFVGIGLPIEASAPAYQSHGTEGSHLTNITNTKKAFPVLAVNYEHVRKPFEIALWILLALLMKLGFHLIPRLSGVVPESCLLIVVGLLVGGLIKVIGEEPPVLDSQLFFLCLLPPIILDAGYFLPIRPFTENVGTILVFAVIGTLWNTFFMGGLLYALCQIESVGLSRVDLLACLLFGSIVSAVDPVAVLAVFEEIHINELVHILVFGESLLNDAVTVVLYNLFEEFSKVGTVTVLDVFLGVVCFFVVSLGGVLVGAIYGFLAAFTSRFTSHTRVIEPLFVFLYSYMAYLSSEMFHLSGIMALIACGVVMRPYVEANISHKSYTTIKYFLKMWSSVSETLIFIFLGVSTVAGPHAWNWTFVITTVILCLVSRVLGVIGLTFIINKFRIVKLTKKDQFIVAYGGLRGAIAFSLGYLLSNSHQMRHLFLTAIITVIFFTVFVQGMTIRPLVELLAVKKKKESKPSINEEIHTEFLDHLLTGVEGVCGHYGHYHWKEKLNRFNKTYVKRWLIAGENFKEPELIAFYRKMELKQAIMMVESGQLPSALPSTVSMQNIQPRVIPRVSKKREEEIRRILRSNLQNNKQKMRSRSYSRHTLFDADEEDNVSEVRLRKTKMEMERRMSHYLTVPANRESPRPGIRRVRFESGFQC, from the exons ATGCCGGCATTCTCTTGTGCCTTTCCGGGCTGTCGCAGGGATCTCCTGGTAATAGTTTTGGTTGTGTTCGTGGGCATTGGATTACCTATTGAAGCCTCTGCCCCTGCATATCAATCGCATGGGACTGAAGGCTCACATTTAACTAATATAACAAATACTAAAAAGGCATTTCCTGTACTTGCTGTAAATTACGAACACGTACGAAAGCCTTTTGAGATCGCGCTATGGATCCTCCTCGCCTTATTGATGAAACTTG GTTTCCATCTGATCCCGCGTCTGTCTGGCGTGGTCCCAGAGAGCTGCCTGCTGATCGTGGTGGGGCTGCTAGTGGGGGGGCTCATCAAGGTGATCGGAGAAGAGCCCCCAGTACTGGACTCCCAGCTCTTcttcctgtgcctcctccctcccatcatccttGATGCTGGCTACTTCCTGCCGATCCGGCCCTTCACAGAGAATGTGGGCACCATCTTGGTGTTTGCGGTGATAG GTACCCTGTGGAACACCTTCTTTATGGGGGGCTTGCTGTACGCCTTGTGCCAGATCGAGAGCGTCGGTCTGAGCAGAGTTGACCTGCTGGCCTGCCTGCTTTTCGGCTCCATCGTGTCGGCCGTGGACCCCGTGGCCGTGCTGGCTGTGTTTGAGGAGATCCATATCAACGAGTTGGTTCACATCCTGGTGTTTGGAGAGTCCCTTCTCAATGATGCTGTCACAGTG GTTCTGTACAACTTGTTTGAGGAGTTCTCCAAAGTGGGGACGGTCACCGTATTGGATGTGTTCCTAGGCGTGGTGTGTTTCTTCGTGGTGTCCCTAGGAGGGGTCCTGGTGGGTGCCATCTACGGCTTCTTGGCAGCCTTCACCTCTCGTTTCACCTCTCACACCCGCGTCATCGAACCCCTTTTCGTCTTCCTATACAGCTACATGGCCTACCTTTCCTCCGAGATGTTCCATCTCTCTGGTATCATGGC TTTGATAGCATGTGGGGTTGTGATGCGGCCCTATGTGGAGGCCAACATATCCCACAAGTCCTACACCACCATCAAGTACTTCCTGAAGATGTGGAGCAGCGTGAGCGAGACGCTCATCTTCATCTTCCTGGGCGTGTCCACGGTGGCAGGGCCGCATGCCTGGAACTGGACCTTCGTCATCACCACCGTCATCCTCTGTCTGGTGTCACGAGTACTGG gtgtgattGGCCTTACATTCATCATAAACAAATTCCGTATTGTCAAGTTGACCAAAAAGGACCAATTCATTGTGGCCTACGGTGGCCTGCGAGGGGCCATAGCTTTCTCCCTGGGATACCTGCTGTCAAATAGTCACCAAATGAGGCACTTGTTCCTGACAGCAATCATCACTGTCATTTTCTTTACTGTGTTTGTGCAG GGTATGACAATCAGGCCCTTGGTTGAGCTACTTGctgtgaagaagaagaaggagagcaAGCCTTCCATCAACGAGGAGATTCACACAGAG TTCCTGGACCATCTCCTCACAGGCGTTGAGGGTGTCTGTGGCCATTATGGGCATTATCACTGGAAGGAGAA GCTTAACCGCTTCAACAAGACCTACGTGAAGAGGTGGCTTATAGCGGGCGAGAACTTTAAGGAGCCTGAGTTGATCGCCTTCTACCGCAAGATGGAGCTGAAGCAGGCTATTATGATGGTGGAGAGTGGCCAGCTGCCCTCAGCTCTGCCCTCCACCGTCTCCATGCA GAACATCCAGCCCAGAGTGATTCCACGGGTCTCTAAGAAACGGGAGGAAGAGATCAGAAGGATCCTGAGGTCCAACCTGCAGAACAACAAGCAAAAA ATGCGCAGCAGATCCTACAGCAGACACACTCTGTTTGACGCCGATGAGGAAGACAACGTGAGCGAGGTGCGCCTACGGAAGActaagatggagatggagaggagg ATGAGCCACTACCTCACTGTTCCAGCCAACCGGGAGTCACCTAGGCCTGGAATCAGGCGAGTCAGGTTTGAATCAG GTTTTCAGTGCTGA